ATAAATAGAGGGTTGATCCTCTCAATGTCATGGAATCAAAAGATCCTTAAAGCTTTCTCTCCCAAATACTTTCCAGGCACATCTATATGGAGAGAAAAGACCAACATCCCAAAAATAGGAAATTGGGCCTCCGTCCTCAAGGCAAGGCTCATTCTTCAAGAAAATGTGAGTTATCAGATTCTTGATGGAAACTCCTCCCTGGTTCCTCTACTAACATTCTATTTATGACCATTTGCAAATTCAACCAGGGCATTATGTTTATCCATCTCGGGTTAGGGGCTTGTGGCTGTAAAATTATAAAGATTGGAATGCATTTCATCTTCTTTCTGTTTGACCACCAGGTAGTTAATACCATTATGCAGATTCCAATAATCCAACAGGAAGGTGCGGAGATTCTTTGTTGGAAACTTCACCCATCTAGGAAATGTACCTCCAAAACAGCCCATAGGGCATGCTTACAGGACATGCAGAAGCAGGGAGCACCCATGCCTAGATAGGTGCCACAGGAAACCAAGCAGCTAATAAAACAGGTATGGAAAGAAAAGGCCATGGTGCCCAAGGTGCAAACATTTGCTTGGAGACTCTTGAGAAAAGCAATCCCAATAGGTATGAGAGCAGGAAAATACTCCATTCGTATTCAAAAGGAATGCATTAGATGTGACTGGGCATGTTAAAAAGGAATGTGTTAGATGTGACCAGCCAGAAGATGACATGCACCTGCTCCTTACATGTCCGTTTGCCAAGGTCGCTTGGATCTCTGAACTTTGGTATATCAGTTCTGAAACCCATTCTCATACCCTTACTAACATCAAGAAAATTATCAGGCTTTCCTTAATTCAAATCACCCACATGCTTTGCTCCTTAATACCATGACATTTTTGTGGTGTATCTAGAAAGCCAGGAATGACACCCTCTTTGGCAAGAAAAACACTACTCCCTTCCAGATCCATCAAATAATGCAAGCCATTTTAATGAATCAAGAGTATGCCTACTAAGAAGACCAAATACAACAATACAGTTGCCTTAATCAGCACAACTGAGATCCCAAAGCAATTTGCGACAATTCAAGAATGCAGGGGAAATGCAAACAATAGGTTGCAAGGTTTTTTCGGATGTTGCATGGACAAACAATGCAAGCATAGCTTCGGCGGGTGTCAACACAACAGGTGTAGGAGTTTGTATATTGTTTGAAAATGCAGGAGTCAAAGTAAGCGTCCCCATTTGGGTTACTGGGCGCAAAATATCTTCTCCTTTGCAAGCTGAGGCGATGGCTCTCCCGTTTGTAGCGCGGGTGGTGTCCCAGATTCAAAGCTTGACCATCACTTTCTTCACAGACAGCATCACCCTTACCCAGGCTACAAATTCAAGGGATCTCTTCTCTTCCTAGGGCATTGGGAAATTAGAGGTCAACTAGCAAGTTTCTTTGCTACAACTTCTCCAGTTCATACTCAGGTGCTTCATATCCCTAGAAACCTTAATAAATAGGGAAGCACAAACTTGTGCATCCAATGTTTATAGGCTTGATCAAATTTCACAGAAACCCTGGAATTAAAAAAGGGCAATAGTGAGCCAAATTCGTGTTTTGACAAAACAAAGGGGCTCTCTAACCAAAATACAAAGGAAAAGGATAGCTGCAGAGACTCAATTCTAAATTAAAGAAAGAGGGGTTTTATGCTTTACATTTAATAAGCACGTATAGATACTGACATAGCAAATGATTAATCACATAACCCATATTATAATATAGGTTCTTTATCTTCTAAAAAATAAAACTAGAAATGATTATGAAATAAAAAACTCATATCATAATATATTTTGAATTATTGTGAATCCACTCTAGTCGGATATTGCATAATCAAATTcttcaattcaaattcaaattcaaagtttttGAGATGTTTAGAGAAGTGGATTAATCGGAGTGTGAGTACAATAGTGAGATGTAGTAGCTCAATGTACATATGTCCAATGTCCAATGGTCTTAAATCTAAGCAATCTAAATGTAAAGGATTTTTGAATCCTTCATGTaaattgcctttggtgcctccccttATTAAAAAAAATAATGCACTGCGATGGAATGTCATGCTTTGTCGATGCAAAGTGTGTATCTCTCGCTCGAGGCTTATGAATAAAGTCAGAGATGCCCAGTCCTTGATGTATTTGATCGAATAGTGTTTTTTAAAAGGGTTTGACAGGATAGTAAGCATGGGTCGTGAGGGATCTCATGTGTTTGTCGCAACGAGGGTTTTTTTTGTTGTCGCTCACGATAAGTAACAATAGTAAAGGCTTCTATAATGCAAGGTGCTTAGATAAAATGCCTAGAGAAATAAACCAGTTTTTTAAGCACCGGTGTTTATTTATAAGCACTAATGCTAAAAAGTACTTGATTTATTGTACGAAGCATCTCTCTAAACACTTTGCACtacctataaagaaatataaacatgtttaaaacactatTTTAACGATCTAAACGCTATCATATTCttttacggagggagtacgaacACGATCTAAACGCTCGGAGGTAGTACAAGCCTAACCTCCACAGTGTTTCTCTCATTGGTGGCATCTGTGGGTATACGGGGTGCCCTGTGGGCTGGTGCGGTCGTTGTGCCACCATTTCTGATTTTTCACTTCTTAACCGAATAATTTATATTAATGGATCGAACCCCAAGGACATAGGAGTCCAGTTTGACAAAAAAAAAAGTCTAAATTGCATGTGAATCAGCTGCACCCAAATACCCAGCTTAAAAATTGCGGCAAAGTACAAAATACACCTAAGACTTGTATGTAGGAAAGTAGAAACTCTTCCTACGTTTTCTTCCGTTAGTGATATCAAGTATTGTTTCATGATAAATctagtactccatccgtttctaaatataagtttttttagagatttcacctaCTACAAATGGTGTAGTATATAGACGCAGTATAGATTCacctcattttactccgtatgtagtctatattgaaatgtctaaaaagacttgtatttaggaatggagggagtaatactgTTGTGATATTGTCCACGTTATCAACTTCCTACAATATAGTGTAACTGAAAAATGTTTTTGAGGTTTAACTGTAAAACTACTTGCATCATGAAGCTAAGGGTGCAAGTATAAAAAAAATCAACCTCTATTTCAGTCTAAGCGTTGCAATGTGTAGACTATACTAGCCTACAAACAAATTATTAACACGGCAACGTAGCGAAATTGGCAGTAATTTTAAATTTTTCTGCAGGATGAAATTGAAAGCGCATGCCTAAGGTTAGTAGTACGTGCACGCGGAACAATGCTGAAAGGACAACTGTAGCGCAAGAACGCGACAGATGCCCCACCAGCAGCTCCTGGATCCCCCACAGGCACGTTAAGCTCATACCAGCAAGCCAGCCCACCGGCAAACACTGCACTAGACGGAAAAAACAATGGGTGGTATATAAAAACCGACGCAACTCAAAATAACTCCAGGCGGAAGGCACAAACCCCTCGGAGAATAAGGAATTAAAAATTAAATAAAAGGTGTTTCAATGTGTACTTTCTGGAGAATTAGGTATCCGGCTTAAATTTAAGCTACCCTCCACCAACACACCTTCACAATCCTGAGCGCCACTTGCAACAACATCCAACTCAGAAACAAAGTTAGATGCATTCACTTCACCATCCCCAGGGCTGTCATCAGTAACCTCGTCCATATCTTTTTCAACTGCTGCATGCATGGAGACAGCCTCTCCACTGTTAGGAGTAGCCACAGAAGGAGGATCATCCTTGACTTGGCCAGATTGTTCTGTGAACGCTGGAGGCACAACCTCTAGGGTATCACCTGGTTCTTCATTTGCAGAAGGAACCTCCTGCGAGCCATCAATATGTTCTATGATTATTCCTGTTGCACCATCTGCTGGGCCATCCGCGGGTACGGCAACTGCAGGCGGTGACACATCCTCCATGTTTTTATCAGGTTCTGTGATTGATGGAGAGGCGGTCACCTCCATATCTTCATCAGAACCTGCGGTTACAGGAGGTGCCACCATCTCCGTCTCACCAGATTCTGTGATTACTGGAGGTGCATCCACATCGCCAGATTCTGTGATTGCTCGAGGTGCATTCACATCACCGGATTCTGTGATTGCTGGAGGTGAATCCACGTCACCAGATTCTGTAGTTGCAGGTGGCCCTTCAATAATGCCAGTAGGGTGGTGCAAGACAGGGTTACTCACCGTCAATTCCTTCAGTGGCGTACGGTCAAGCATTTCTGTGTCCTCATTATTCTCTTGTGTTAAGTCCATTTTCTCATCAGTTTGCGCTTGGGTAGGAGCCACAGCTCTCTCTGTCTGATTCTTGTGAAGGGCCATAGCTCTCTGTTATGGTTAAAAAAAATGTTAACACCCATGTCAAAAAATTGATAGGTAAAGACTGGTATATACAAGTAACATAAAAATGAATTACTGGATTCAAAATCAGAATTGAATAATCTTCAAGAGTAGATTGGATTAACTTGCCTGAAAAATTGCATCGTTGTTCTTCAGATAAAATAAACCCAACAGATTGGGGCTTCCCTGTTCTCTACTTATCTTTCCAGCATTTCCATTCTTCTGAGAAAAAAAAAGCAAAAGCCATAGTGAGAAAATAGGAAAACCATATTAGAGGAAACAGATACATTAAAATAGGCACTGTAATACCTGAATAGAGCCATTCCAAACATCAGGGCCACCATTTGCTATGCCCAAGCCTCCCAGCAGAGATGTGCACCTTTTGTACAACTCCGACTCAACAAGATCATGCGACACACTAACTCTCGATAAATAGTTTCTAGAAAATACTGCAGTACCGTTGCTTGACAACATGGAGGCCATGAGTGTTGTTCCCCTGGGAGCATCAGAACTTTTTACAGCACTTATGACATCACCCTTTGCTTCACGTTTTTCTGAAATCAAATGGTTTGCTTCTTTCTGCTCATAAGGATTAAGATTGCATTGTCCACCTGAAGACTCTGAAACAGGGGTTGCTAAAGAGTCAAGCTCCTTTTTAGCAGCAGGAAATTCAGTGTCAGGCAATTCATTTTGTCCCTTCAATGCATCGCCAGTTGCCTCCCACCCTCTGCTGCCGACATGCAGCTTGTTCTGATCCCATTCTTGCCTGCCATACATATAAGGTTCACCACCAAATACACCAGTGCCCCCATTCCAAACTTGTAGGTGAGGGGGGCATGATTCATCAAGCGGATTAGGCCACCCAAATGGGCGAATGTGGGGCGAAAACCTGTCAACCGAGTCATGCATAGGATATGAAACTCCAGTTTGGCTCAACTTCATTTGGGGCCTAAGGTTAAACATAGGTGGGGGGTGAAACTGATGTACAGGTGGGTGAAATCCAGGAGCACCATGCTGCATGGGGACAAAACCATTTGCAACTTGAGATGGCCAGCTCGGTGCATTATTCCAGGCATGCCCATGGCAGCGCCCAGAATTCATATCATTCCTCTTCTGATGGCCATGGAACCTCCTATCTCCACTTTGTGGTCTACGGTCATCATCATGTGAACCCAAGAAGGAAGAATCATCTCTGTGCCTCGCAGGTGGCAGCAGTGGACGATTTGGAGAAGTGCCTGAAAAATGCCCACCTCTGCTTATGGATGATGCAGAGGGTGTTGATTCTCTGTATGGAATTTTAGATGGTGTCCGATCTTGATGAAGTGACCGCTCTAAGGATAAATCACCATCCCGATCTCTATATTTAGTCAGGTTGCTCCTTTCCCCTTTGTTATCAAGACTACGGCCACTGCTAAGCCTACCTGAAAACCTTTGGTCGTTTGAAGACGGGGATTTATCAGATAGCTGTTTTGGTGAAGGATGTGTATCTTTCCTTGGTGTTCGATCATATTGTGACGATGTAGAAATTTCCAATGGTATGTCACGtgactggagatccgaagaccaattGTCTGTATCCCTGTCACGCAGTCTAGAAGCAGGTGTCCGTTCTCTCCCTGAGGATGTCCTTGGTCGAATACTTCTTTCATCATATTGTATCTCTCTCTTTGTATTATCTGCCAGTTTAGATCCATGCCTGCAGATAATTGATTGGTCAGTTCAACTTTAGAAGAAGCAAGCATCAAAGAGAAATGTAGGCATCATGAACTGCATCAGATTGTTTTATTAGTCCTGAATTTCTAAGACTATTTATCAACCAGAAAAAAAAACTAGGGCAAAGATCACAATACAAGGATTCCTACAAGTATTTACCTTCTGATAGGCAAATGTGCAACACATATACAAACAGTCAAAACTACAATATGCTTTTTCTCTGAAATACACCAAATGATAAATTCCACTCCATGCAAGTTCTTCTATTTGCATTTATCCATTTCTCACCATCAATAACCGCAATAAACACTTTTAGTCATACTCCTACCTGCACATTCATGACCAATATTTACCTAACAAGCAGTTGTATTATCTCACTCTGAGATGCCAAGTAGCTAATGCTGCTAATCAGCAACCAAATCCATGTAGAAACCTTACAGCCCTCGATTGAGTGATATACACTTACTCAATACACCTATATATGACATCAATAAGCATGCCAAAATTTGCATGGTTAAATTTAAATGATATCTATAATTATGCATGACAAAGACATATCACCTCGCTATTTAGATTAGTTATGATGCTAAAGTGGAACATGATATCTCCAACAACAAGAGAAGATACAGTACAAAGCTTAAGTCTTCTAATCTACTACGGACTTTTCGTATGATGAATGATAAAGAAGAAATGTTACCAGCTTTGATCTTTTTCATGATGAGGATTTGAGCCAGGCGAAGTTCTTGCATGGACTTTACTCGGACTAGAATCAAGATTTTCTTGATGTCTATGTTCAGACCTTGCTCTCTCAATCAGAGAATCGAGTCGCCCACTGCCTGAAGATTTTTCCAAATTTCCACGTTGCTCCCGTGCGCTTGGAGTTTTCAGATCATAATGGTCATCATTTTCCTCAGGAAGTCTTTTTCTACCTCTATTTTCCTTGTACCTACTGCCATACTCATCATAACGATCACCGTCTTGAACTACATCTTTTCTGTAATGGCCCTCTGAAATTCGGTGCCCATCTTTTGTGCTCTTGTAATCAACCCTGTCACTTCCATGATCTCGGATCATGCGCTCATCCAGACACTTGTCATCTTGCTGTCTCTTATCCCTTTCATAATCATCCTTGTACTTCTGTTTATACTTCTCATCATCAAACCTTTGTTCCTTAGAGCTCCTAACCTTCCCATGATCATACCTGGACAGAGTCTTCCTGTCATCACTGTCTCTATTGTCAATTGGCCACTTATCTTTGTCTTCCGAGTCGTCTTTTCGTCGGCTGTGTTTATCAGTCTCCCTATCCCTATCGGGGTTACTGTGTCTCTCTTTAGCTGGAGTATCTGTTTCAAAAATGTGCACTTTAGAAACCGACATAAGGAAGAATATTATGAAACAATAAAAAACATGTAGAGGCGGGCGGGAAGGAACAAACAGAACAAGTAAATTAACTAATTGGTAATTTGTTCACAACTTCACGCCCGTTCCAAAAATGCTGGAGCAGATATAGAAAAATATGATTGCAGAAAAAATATAAAAGCTACTTGCATAAGTTCCAGAAGATCAGCATATGAGCAAGGCAAAGTTTAATCATATGAATATAATAAGATTATCAGTATGCTAAGGAAATCTCAAATCAGCTCTCCAATGCTAATATCCAATGATAATAACGTTATTAAATTTCTATGGTAGGACAGGGTTTTTTCTTCAGCAGTTTGGTTAACCAAATAGGTACGATGGATGGAGACAAAGCACAAGAAAAAACAAAGACTAACTGAAAAATGGACtctttgcaaccaagtagagacgaAACAGTAAAGTTCAACACTTCTCATCTTATGGGGCCACTAATATTCGTTATATGATTAAAATGGTGGTGGAGGAAAGCAGCACAAGTCCAAATGCAGTCACAGTATCAAACTAAGTAATGTGTTACACAAATTAAAGCATGCATAACTAAACAGTAGCACAGGTAGCTGGAATATTATCAGCATTGTCAGGAACACTTCAAACAAGGGTTACCTTACCATTGATCTCTATGTGTCTCTTGTATGAGTAACCCTCATCCTCCCCTCTACTAGTCTTCGAGCCATTCTTCCTGGCACTGCCATCTTCATACTTCTCATGCTTGGAATCATagtctttcttgtccctctccctaTCCTTTTGCCTCTCACGCTCCCGTTCCCTGTCACGCTCCTGCTCTCGTTCCCTGTCACGCTCTTTATCCCGCTCCCTCTCCCGTtctctctccttctccttctcccgttctctttccttctccttctccctctctctgtcccgacccctttccctctctctctccttcagTCTCTCCCATTCTTTCTCCCTTTCCCTCTCCttttctctatctctctccctaTCCCTATCTCTGTCATCCTTATGCTGCCCACTACTCTCCCTCCTCCCCgggtccttctccttctccttctccgacCGCCGCTTCCCGGAATCACTCTTGGACACAACCTCCTCAACCCTCTCATCCGATCCCGTCGTCCGTCTGCTTGACCTCTTGGGCTCATCCCCTGAAGCCTTGGGCTTCTCCGGCAGCTTCTCCACATCGACGGGCCCAAACACCTCACTCTTAGACCTCTTCTCGACCAAGTGATCCTCGCACACGCCGCTGTTCCACCTGTCGCTGACCACATCCACCACCGTCTCCTCGACCctatccttcctcttcttcccgtgCTCCGAGTAGCCGTTCCCCGAGCTCACCAGCTCCTTGGCCGACGACGACCTGCGCCTCTCTGGCTCGGGATCTCGCGGAACCCTAGCCACGGCCGGGGCCTCCTCCCGCGGGCCAGGGGCGCCAGCATCCTCGCCCTCGGACTCCGACCGCTCCGCAGAGCCGCCCCGCCTGTGCGACCGGTGCGACGACCTGTGGCGCGAGCTCCGGGGCATGGTGGCGCCAGCCAGAACCCCGCCTCGAATCGCACCGCgctcggggcggcggcgaggatgcGAGGGAAGCCGGAACCCTAGGGCGCGCGAGATCCAGGGGATCTAGGCGGCCGTCGTGGCGGCGGGGGAGGGGAGGAAGAGAGTGGACCCTGGCCCCGGGCGGCTAGGGTTTTGGTGTGGTGGGGAAACAGGGTGGGAGgagtggaggcggcggcgacgacgagttcgtgcGTGGAGAAAATGGTTCAGTTTTGTTTCGTTCGGCTTTGGATTTGGAGGGGGTTTGGTGTGGTGTGGTGCGGTGCGTTCGTCTCGTTGGCCCGGGGGCGGGTGGTTTGCTTGCGTGCGGCCGTAGGGGCGCCGGGGCGGGATTGGACAGACACGAGAGTCGATGCACGTCGCCCGCGGGTCCTTCGGTAGTCGAATGTCCGTACTACGAAATCGAGTCGAATCCGGCCGCCGTAAAGCCATGCGTGTACCGGGTGTATT
The Triticum dicoccoides isolate Atlit2015 ecotype Zavitan chromosome 3A, WEW_v2.0, whole genome shotgun sequence genome window above contains:
- the LOC119268529 gene encoding uncharacterized protein LOC119268529 → MPRSSRHRSSHRSHRRGGSAERSESEGEDAGAPGPREEAPAVARVPRDPEPERRRSSSAKELVSSGNGYSEHGKKRKDRVEETVVDVVSDRWNSGVCEDHLVEKRSKSEVFGPVDVEKLPEKPKASGDEPKRSSRRTTGSDERVEEVVSKSDSGKRRSEKEKEKDPGRRESSGQHKDDRDRDRERDREKEREREKEWERLKERERERGRDREREKEKEREREKEKERERERERDKERDREREQERDRERERERQKDRERDKKDYDSKHEKYEDGSARKNGSKTSRGEDEGYSYKRHIEINDTPAKERHSNPDRDRETDKHSRRKDDSEDKDKWPIDNRDSDDRKTLSRYDHGKVRSSKEQRFDDEKYKQKYKDDYERDKRQQDDKCLDERMIRDHGSDRVDYKSTKDGHRISEGHYRKDVVQDGDRYDEYGSRYKENRGRKRLPEENDDHYDLKTPSAREQRGNLEKSSGSGRLDSLIERARSEHRHQENLDSSPSKVHARTSPGSNPHHEKDQSWHGSKLADNTKREIQYDERSIRPRTSSGRERTPASRLRDRDTDNWSSDLQSRDIPLEISTSSQYDRTPRKDTHPSPKQLSDKSPSSNDQRFSGRLSSGRSLDNKGERSNLTKYRDRDGDLSLERSLHQDRTPSKIPYRESTPSASSISRGGHFSGTSPNRPLLPPARHRDDSSFLGSHDDDRRPQSGDRRFHGHQKRNDMNSGRCHGHAWNNAPSWPSQVANGFVPMQHGAPGFHPPVHQFHPPPMFNLRPQMKLSQTGVSYPMHDSVDRFSPHIRPFGWPNPLDESCPPHLQVWNGGTGVFGGEPYMYGRQEWDQNKLHVGSRGWEATGDALKGQNELPDTEFPAAKKELDSLATPVSESSGGQCNLNPYEQKEANHLISEKREAKGDVISAVKSSDAPRGTTLMASMLSSNGTAVFSRNYLSRVSVSHDLVESELYKRCTSLLGGLGIANGGPDVWNGSIQKNGNAGKISREQGSPNLLGLFYLKNNDAIFQRAMALHKNQTERAVAPTQAQTDEKMDLTQENNEDTEMLDRTPLKELTVSNPVLHHPTGIIEGPPATTESGDVDSPPAITESGDVNAPRAITESGDVDAPPVITESGETEMVAPPVTAGSDEDMEVTASPSITEPDKNMEDVSPPAVAVPADGPADGATGIIIEHIDGSQEVPSANEEPGDTLEVVPPAFTEQSGQVKDDPPSVATPNSGEAVSMHAAVEKDMDEVTDDSPGDGEVNASNFVSELDVVASGAQDCEGVLVEGSLNLSRIPNSPESTH